In a genomic window of Helianthus annuus cultivar XRQ/B chromosome 10, HanXRQr2.0-SUNRISE, whole genome shotgun sequence:
- the LOC118482594 gene encoding uncharacterized protein LOC118482594 has protein sequence MNFGSLNIKGAGGVGKASEVKELRRKFNLSFIAIQETQFRDLPVSKIRRFWDNSDFEFSKVDADGRSGGLLSLWNSGVFKKEMEIKNQNFLLIKGRIVGDNEDLVIVNVYGSTNQANRRRLWEELLAAKNSINGNWIMLGDFNEVRVSEDRLNSHFDANGALCFNNFISSGGLQEYNMGGMKYTFLSGDGSNLSKIDRVLVCGNFMGRWPNASLLALNRSISDHSPLILTTVNNSFGPSPFRIFSSWFELEGFDEAVKKGIMATCDSNFKDEVVAVKLKAIKEELKKWRKEKREHDEKALSEAQNKLKELDTLVETRALSNEELSTWHESKRKIKEWENTAAMDLQQKSRIRWIGLGDENTSYFHAIVNSHIARNKISGLWIGGIWVTDPGWAQEISKN, from the exons ATGAATTTTGGATCTTTGAATATTAAAGGTGCAGGAGGGGTTGGTAAGGCCTCGGAGGTTAAGGAATTACGTAGAAAATTTAATCTCTCATTCATAGCCATACAAGAAACACAGTTTAGAGACTTGCCTGTTAGCAAAATCAGAAGGTTTTGGGATAATTCAGACTTCGAGTTTTCAAAGGTTGATGCCGACGGTAGATCAGGGGGTTTACTGTCACTATGGAACTCAGGTGTATTTAAGAAAGAGATGGAAATAAAGAACCAAAACTTCCTTCTTATTAAAGGCCGTATTGTTGGGGATAATGAGGATCTAGTAATCGTCAATGTGTATGGGTCCACAAATCAAGCAAACAGAAGAAGGCTTTGGGAAGAATTGTTGGCGGCTAAGAACTCAATAAATGGGAACTGGATTATGTTAGGAGACTTTAACGAGGTGCGAGTCTCCGAAGACAGGTTAAATTCCCACTTTGATGCAAATGGTGCATTGTGCTTTAATAACTTCATTAGTAGCGGAGGGTTGCAAGAATATAACATGGGGGGAATGAAATATACATTTTTATCGGGTGACGGCTCCAACCTCAGCAAAATAGACCGTGTATTGGTGTGTGGCAATTTCATGGGTAGATGGCCAAATGCTTCCCTATTAGCTCTAAACAGGAGTATATCTGATCATAGCCCACTAATATTAACAACAGTCAATAACAGTTTTGGTCCTTCACCATTCAGAATTTTTAGTAGTTGGTTTGAGTTGGAGGGATTCGATGAAGCGGTAAAAAAAGGAATCATGGCAACGTGTGATTCGAATTTCAAGGATGAAGTGGTAGCTGTAAAACTAAAAGCAATCAAGGAGGAGTTGAAAAAATGGAGAAAAGAAAAAAGGGAACATGATGAAAAGGCGTTGTCTGAAGCTCAAAACAAGCTGAAGGAGTTGGATACATTGGTAGAAACTAGGGCATTATCGAACGAGGAACTATCAACATGGCATGAAAGCAAGAGGAAGATAAAGGAATGGGAAAATACAGCTGCTATGGATTTGCAACAGAAATCCCGCATACGTTGGATAGGTCTTGGAGACGAAAATACAAGTTACTTTCACGCGATTGTTAATAGTCACATTGCAAGGAATAAAATAAGTGGGCTGTGGATTGGAGGAATTTGGGTGACGGATCCGG GCTGGGCCCAGGAGATTTCAAAAAACTAA
- the LOC110884067 gene encoding uncharacterized protein LOC110884067, with the protein MPLTMKIQPIDSTTPECFEPLKTVPKSRLRRFFDFSSFVRGSAVADRSGAGEPPCGKEFSDEFEPSSVCLDKMVQNFIEESTEKQHSVAVAGAVKCCRNNHHQCSCVNGVNGNCYCSTDGSEDELDSFNCFGNSHNHSSSTDACDPLKSLVLCETVFERNLLADVAKIVDKHKICKRKDEISRKIVIDGILGFGYTVSLCKSRWEKTSTYPAGEYEYIDAVIEGDRVIIDIDFRSEFEIARSTKSYKAVLQMLPQIFVGKADRLQKIINIVSDAAKQSMRKKGMPLPPWRRADYVKAKWLSPVDNNNNQSFNEIGTKGNTVSDPKDPILVGEFEEEEQQWEPLEIKPKVPKSGGKVVSGLASVIEGK; encoded by the exons ATGCCGTTGACGATGAAGATACAACCGATCGATTCCACCACACCTGAATGTTTCGAGCCGTTGAAAACAGTGCCGAAGTCTCGATTGAGGCGTTTTTTCGATTTCTCGAGCTTTGTGAGAGGATCAGCGGTTGCGGACAGGTCCGGCGCCGGCGAACCGCCGTGCGGCAAAGAGTTTTCCGACGAATTCGAACCGAGCTCTGTTTGTTTGGATAAAATGGTGCAGAATTTCATAGAGGAGAGTACCGAGAAGCAGCACTCTGTTGCCGTTGCCGGGGCAGTTAAATGTTGCCGGAATAATCACCACCAGTGCAGTTGCGTTAACGGTGTTAACGGCAACTGTTACTGTAGTACGGATGGTTCGGAAGATGAGTTAGATTCGTTTAATTGTTTTGGTAACTCTCATAACCACAGTTCGTCTACAGACGCGTGTGATCCTCTTAAG AGTTTGGTACTTTGTGAGACAGTTTTCGAAAGAAATCTGTTGGCGGATGTTGCGAAAATCGTTGATAAACACAAGATCTGTAAGAGGAAAGATGAAATTAGTCGGAAGATTGTCATTGATGGCATCTTAGGGTTTGGATACACTGTTTCTTTATGTAAATCTCGTTGGGAGAAAACTTCAACATATCCTGCAG gggaatacgagtatattGATGCAGTAATCGAAGGGGATCGAGTGATAATCGACATAGATTTCAGATCAGAATTTGAAATAGCAAGATCTACCAAAAGCTACAAAGCGGTTCTCCAAATGCTTCCTCAGATATTCGTGGGTAAAGCGGATCGTCTGCAGAAGATCATCAACATAGTTTCGGATGCGGCTAAACAAAGCATGAGGAAGAAAGGAATGCCTCTGCCTCCATGGCGAAGAGCGGATTATGTTAAAGCTAAATGGCTGTCTCCCGTTGATAATAACAATAACCAATCTTTTAATGAAATTGGAACAAAAGGTAACACGGTTTCAGACCCGAAAGACCCGATTTTGGTTGGTGAATTtgaagaggaagaacaacaatgGGAGCCATTGGAGATTAAGCCAAAGGTGCCAAAGAGTGGAGGTAAAGTTGTTAGCGGTCTAGCCTCTGTGATCGAAGGCAAATGA